The proteins below are encoded in one region of Sphingobacterium sp. R2:
- a CDS encoding MmcQ/YjbR family DNA-binding protein — translation MNIEDLRDYCLSIGPVVEETPFGPDTLVFKIGGKIFLLVGLDQIDELRFNVKCDPEIAVELREKYEQTVLPGYHMNKKHWNTIIANRELDDKKLEELILHSYSLIVESLPTKIKQEIKGG, via the coding sequence ATGAACATTGAAGATTTAAGAGATTATTGTTTATCGATCGGTCCAGTCGTAGAAGAGACTCCATTTGGTCCGGATACACTTGTATTTAAGATTGGCGGCAAAATTTTTTTATTGGTTGGGCTGGATCAGATCGATGAACTTCGGTTTAATGTAAAGTGTGATCCCGAAATAGCAGTTGAATTGCGTGAAAAGTACGAGCAAACAGTGCTACCAGGCTATCATATGAATAAAAAACATTGGAATACGATTATTGCCAATCGAGAACTGGATGACAAAAAGCTTGAAGAACTAATTTTGCATAGTTATAGTCTAATTGTGGAAAGCTTGCCGACTAAAATTAAGCAGGAGATCAAGGGCGGTTGA
- a CDS encoding TonB-dependent receptor, giving the protein MKRLVQLLFLLFTLINSAHSQINIKGRILDKADDKPLTHASIILLNRDSVLRYFNRANEEGRFQIKNIKPGSYIMLATYPKFELYSDTIQIADKDLDLHDIKINSQRNVLQEVIVTRRLPITLKGDTIEYDAGSFATEKNAKLEDLLRRLPGFTVTGDGSITAQGKSVQKVFIDGEEFFGYDPKIAIRNVRADAVDKVQLYEKKSEEAELSGIDDGVRIQTVNVVLKEKARKGLFGNMEALGGSQGLYAGNLFAAKFNKTERIGITASHNNMGSSSGREGSLRMNNQITGEPLNTNLGANYENQFLKKALKVNANYGYDNSSDKNRSETYNKNVLPDESIQEKNSKNYNERHSRSNSFRSNLSMRLDSTQHIELQSNANWANSDNLTYNDSKTGDESGNLISDFSENNQSNSSSSNNSFRLNYRKRLKAGRSVNLMVGNSHKELNSDSKVNSRTYFYKTGDSTIIDQNRYGQNNGNDFSTSINFNNRINDYVNLALGYSFNHSKNTNIQRSINNITQKFDSLYSQNQIDNNSNQGVNIHFSYRREKWEINFSNRTFFKNQKLSDSYRSIDLARNFWDNNLNVDANYRLSNSKNLRFAYQSSNIIPSFDQLQPLQPQTNPLFQQVGNPDLKRAVNNNITANYNAFSLLKGTNININGNLSFVNNPIVNKTTILDNSAQISTYENLSGKSNWNGGLNINHMQPLSNRRINFNKSANVRFNNSYSYTKFEGGQSGGEFLLNNAKNANFSLGSSLNEQDSEGFDFDFSANAGFNIQQNSINTQFNATSFQGGTSTYVKYFLPKKFNIVANIFYSYTGPTKLYKKSINQFYTNIELEKKVLKDESMTLSVKAFDIFNTFNNTRRSASDTNYSESVQQVLTQYFLVGVKWDFNKYLGKGND; this is encoded by the coding sequence ATGAAAAGATTAGTTCAATTACTATTTTTGCTATTTACCCTCATCAACAGCGCTCACTCGCAAATAAACATCAAGGGAAGGATTTTAGACAAGGCAGACGACAAGCCTCTAACTCATGCTTCCATTATTCTACTGAACCGCGATTCAGTCCTCCGTTATTTTAACCGCGCCAATGAAGAAGGAAGATTTCAAATTAAAAATATCAAACCTGGGAGTTACATTATGCTGGCCACCTATCCCAAGTTTGAGCTCTATAGTGATACGATTCAAATTGCAGACAAAGATCTCGACTTGCACGATATCAAAATAAATTCTCAAAGAAATGTTTTGCAGGAGGTGATTGTCACCCGTCGTCTTCCAATTACGCTCAAAGGTGACACTATAGAATATGATGCAGGAAGTTTTGCAACAGAAAAGAATGCCAAATTAGAAGATTTACTGCGTCGTTTACCTGGTTTCACGGTTACGGGAGATGGAAGTATCACGGCGCAGGGAAAATCAGTACAGAAGGTCTTTATTGATGGGGAGGAATTTTTTGGTTATGACCCTAAAATAGCCATTAGAAATGTACGGGCAGATGCTGTGGACAAGGTACAGCTTTATGAGAAAAAATCGGAGGAGGCCGAGCTTTCGGGCATCGATGATGGCGTAAGGATCCAAACGGTTAACGTTGTACTTAAGGAGAAAGCTCGAAAAGGTCTCTTTGGTAACATGGAGGCATTAGGAGGATCCCAAGGACTGTATGCTGGAAATCTCTTTGCTGCCAAGTTTAATAAAACCGAGCGTATTGGCATTACTGCCAGCCACAATAATATGGGTAGTTCCAGCGGTCGTGAGGGCTCTCTTCGAATGAACAACCAAATTACGGGCGAACCACTAAACACCAACCTTGGCGCCAACTATGAAAATCAGTTCTTGAAAAAAGCCCTAAAAGTAAACGCCAATTATGGTTACGATAACAGCAGTGACAAAAATCGTTCGGAAACGTACAATAAAAATGTGCTACCCGACGAATCTATTCAAGAAAAAAACAGTAAAAATTATAATGAAAGGCACAGCCGAAGTAATAGTTTCAGGTCAAACCTTAGTATGCGATTGGATTCCACACAACATATCGAACTTCAATCCAACGCCAATTGGGCTAACAGTGATAACCTTACCTATAACGACAGCAAAACAGGTGATGAATCAGGTAACCTGATCAGTGACTTTAGCGAGAACAATCAATCCAATTCTTCAAGCTCCAACAACAGTTTTCGCTTGAATTATAGAAAACGATTAAAAGCGGGTCGTTCTGTCAACCTTATGGTTGGGAATAGTCACAAAGAGTTAAATTCAGACAGTAAAGTAAATTCAAGAACTTATTTCTACAAAACAGGAGATAGTACCATTATTGACCAAAATCGATATGGTCAAAATAATGGTAATGATTTCTCTACCTCAATAAATTTCAATAACCGTATTAACGATTACGTCAATCTCGCTCTCGGCTATAGTTTCAATCATTCGAAGAATACAAACATACAGAGATCGATAAACAATATCACGCAAAAGTTTGATTCACTATATTCGCAAAATCAAATCGACAATAACTCCAATCAAGGTGTTAATATTCACTTTTCCTATCGCAGAGAAAAGTGGGAAATAAACTTTTCAAACCGTACGTTCTTTAAGAATCAAAAGTTAAGCGATAGTTACAGATCAATCGATCTCGCACGTAATTTCTGGGACAACAATTTAAATGTAGATGCCAATTATCGCCTTTCAAACAGCAAAAATTTACGTTTTGCTTATCAGAGTTCAAATATTATTCCGTCGTTTGATCAGTTACAGCCTTTACAGCCTCAGACCAATCCTTTGTTTCAACAAGTTGGTAATCCTGACCTAAAACGTGCCGTTAACAATAATATTACGGCCAATTATAATGCTTTCAGTTTATTAAAAGGAACCAATATTAATATCAACGGTAACTTATCTTTTGTGAACAATCCTATTGTTAACAAAACAACCATATTGGACAACTCGGCACAAATCAGTACTTATGAAAATCTATCCGGTAAATCCAACTGGAACGGCGGATTGAATATTAACCATATGCAGCCTCTGTCCAATCGACGTATCAATTTTAACAAAAGTGCAAACGTTAGGTTTAACAATAGTTATAGTTATACCAAGTTTGAAGGGGGGCAATCCGGCGGCGAGTTTCTGCTGAACAATGCAAAGAACGCCAATTTTAGCCTAGGGTCGAGCTTAAACGAGCAAGATTCAGAAGGATTTGATTTTGACTTTTCTGCAAATGCGGGCTTTAATATTCAGCAAAATTCAATCAACACACAGTTCAACGCTACAAGTTTTCAAGGCGGAACTTCTACCTACGTTAAATACTTCTTACCCAAAAAGTTTAATATTGTAGCAAACATTTTCTATAGCTACACAGGACCAACGAAACTTTATAAGAAATCAATCAATCAATTTTATACCAATATCGAATTGGAGAAAAAAGTACTGAAAGATGAGAGCATGACGCTAAGTGTAAAGGCTTTTGACATTTTCAACACATTTAATAATACACGCCGTAGTGCAAGTGACACCAACTATTCCGAATCTGTTCAACAGGTATTGACGCAGTATTTTTTGGTCGGTGTAAAATGGGATTTCAACAAATATCTAGGGAAAGGAAATGATTAA
- a CDS encoding GLPGLI family protein — translation MDEKYILSETLDSITWRFTEEYRNIAGVNCRRVNGATKDSLYLIAYYSEEIPVSAGPALSHGLPGMIIGLVIPEMHIQYWATAIEYTNKLVPSEWRDKKSKKMELNEFSEIFGRYMPRNRQNESAKKRILEQLVY, via the coding sequence ATTGACGAGAAATACATTCTTTCGGAAACACTGGATAGCATTACTTGGCGGTTCACCGAGGAATACCGAAATATTGCCGGTGTAAACTGCCGCCGGGTAAATGGTGCCACCAAAGATTCATTGTATCTGATTGCCTATTATTCGGAAGAAATCCCTGTCTCAGCAGGACCGGCCTTAAGTCACGGTCTCCCTGGGATGATAATAGGTCTCGTGATTCCTGAAATGCATATTCAATACTGGGCTACAGCTATTGAATATACCAATAAACTTGTGCCTTCTGAGTGGCGGGATAAGAAATCAAAAAAAATGGAACTTAATGAATTCTCGGAAATATTTGGCAGATATATGCCACGCAATCGACAAAACGAGTCAGCAAAAAAAAGGATTTTAGAGCAACTGGTGTATTGA
- a CDS encoding sugar phosphate nucleotidyltransferase — MSKPTLLILAAGMASRYGSLKQVDGFGPHGETIIDYSIYDAIRAGFGKVVFIIREEFLEKMKAVFDEKLKGKIEVDYAFQDFDLTKFGVNHVIERTKPWGTAHAVMSAKDKVKEPFCVINADDFYGADSFQKMAEFLTTEVSDQQMSLMGFQVGNTMSDYGYVSRGVCEVTPSGHMESVTERTNIYYKGEGDNRKIVYEENGVETDLDPKTRVSMNFWGFTPKIFEVAQAMFPAFVDENKENLKAEFFIPSVPDYMVKHKLADFKVIPTSSKWFGVTYKEDKPIVQESISKLVADGVYPEKLF, encoded by the coding sequence ATGAGTAAACCAACCCTTTTGATTTTGGCAGCAGGAATGGCTAGCCGGTATGGTTCTTTAAAACAAGTAGATGGTTTTGGCCCACACGGCGAGACAATTATTGACTATTCAATTTACGATGCCATTCGCGCAGGATTTGGAAAAGTTGTATTCATTATCCGGGAAGAATTTCTGGAAAAAATGAAAGCAGTATTTGATGAAAAATTGAAGGGTAAAATAGAAGTAGATTATGCTTTTCAAGATTTTGACCTAACGAAATTTGGTGTCAATCATGTGATTGAAAGAACTAAACCTTGGGGTACAGCACATGCGGTGATGAGTGCCAAAGATAAAGTTAAGGAACCATTTTGTGTCATCAATGCAGATGATTTTTACGGGGCCGATTCTTTTCAAAAAATGGCTGAATTCTTAACGACCGAGGTTTCTGACCAGCAGATGTCATTAATGGGTTTTCAGGTTGGAAATACCATGTCTGATTATGGTTATGTCTCGCGTGGAGTATGTGAGGTGACGCCTTCTGGCCATATGGAAAGTGTAACTGAACGGACAAATATATATTATAAAGGCGAAGGGGATAACCGCAAAATCGTGTACGAGGAAAATGGGGTGGAAACGGATCTTGATCCGAAAACGCGTGTTTCAATGAACTTTTGGGGTTTTACACCAAAAATTTTCGAAGTAGCACAAGCGATGTTCCCTGCTTTTGTTGATGAAAACAAAGAAAATTTAAAAGCTGAATTTTTTATTCCTTCCGTACCTGATTATATGGTTAAACATAAGTTGGCGGATTTCAAAGTAATTCCAACTTCATCGAAATGGTTTGGAGTAACCTATAAAGAGGATAAACCTATTGTACAAGAATCAATATCAAAATTGGTTGCGGATGGAGTCTATCCTGAAAAGTTATTTTAA
- a CDS encoding helicase HerA-like domain-containing protein translates to MANKEQFIEQVKVSYNPKGAFIYLGAGILNGEIQSEAKVNLALKMMNRHGLIAGATGTGKTRTLQLIAEQLSDAAVPVFMLDVKGDLSGLAEPGLTNQALIDRGSAVGIPFEPSSFPVELYSLSGNKGIPMRMTVEDFGPVLLGRILELNETQTGVLAAMFKYAQDQQMPLIDFSDTKKLLTYLSEGPGSEEIKNDYGKISSASSGTILRKIVALEQQGLAHIFGEREFDINDLFQKVDGKGVISLLNISDVQDQPILYSTFLLSLLAQLFKNMPEVGDLDKPKLVFFFDEAHLLFNGAPKAFLTQVDQIIRLIRSKGIGVFFCTQSPTDVPESVLAQLGNRVQHALRAFTPNDAENLKKIVKTYPKSDFYEIDQVLTSLGTGQALITVLNDKGIPTEVVATHLVPARAVMGPASGATIQQMINQSDLKVKYQERQENRSAAEIIEERIQAAAQEEQRAAQEKKAEKASRPTSRRQTPLEAAQRTATTTLAREGVKFLGKLAAGLLNAFLKKK, encoded by the coding sequence ATGGCAAATAAAGAACAATTTATTGAGCAAGTAAAGGTATCCTATAACCCCAAAGGAGCATTCATTTATCTGGGTGCAGGGATTCTGAATGGGGAAATTCAATCTGAAGCAAAAGTGAATTTGGCGTTGAAAATGATGAACCGTCACGGACTTATTGCTGGCGCTACAGGCACAGGTAAAACGCGTACGTTACAGTTAATCGCCGAGCAATTGTCGGATGCCGCTGTACCTGTATTTATGCTGGATGTCAAAGGCGACTTATCAGGTTTAGCAGAGCCAGGACTGACTAATCAGGCACTTATTGACCGCGGAAGTGCTGTGGGCATACCATTTGAGCCATCATCGTTTCCCGTTGAATTGTACTCACTTTCTGGCAACAAAGGAATTCCTATGCGGATGACTGTAGAGGACTTTGGACCGGTATTGCTGGGCCGGATACTGGAGCTCAATGAAACGCAAACGGGCGTATTAGCGGCTATGTTTAAATATGCGCAGGATCAACAAATGCCTTTGATCGATTTTTCAGACACGAAGAAATTGCTTACCTACCTCTCGGAAGGACCGGGTAGCGAAGAGATAAAAAATGATTACGGTAAGATTAGCTCCGCCAGCTCGGGAACCATCTTACGTAAGATCGTTGCATTGGAACAGCAAGGTCTAGCGCATATTTTTGGTGAGAGAGAATTTGACATCAACGATTTGTTTCAAAAGGTAGATGGTAAGGGCGTGATTAGCTTATTAAATATCTCCGATGTACAAGACCAACCCATACTTTATTCTACATTTTTGTTAAGCTTACTGGCACAGCTGTTTAAAAATATGCCTGAGGTTGGCGATTTGGACAAACCTAAACTTGTCTTTTTCTTTGACGAAGCCCATCTACTGTTTAACGGAGCTCCTAAAGCCTTTCTCACACAGGTTGATCAGATCATTCGTCTTATTCGATCGAAAGGGATCGGGGTGTTCTTCTGTACACAGTCCCCAACCGATGTGCCAGAATCTGTATTGGCGCAGTTGGGAAATCGCGTACAACATGCCCTGCGTGCTTTTACACCCAACGATGCTGAAAACTTAAAGAAGATTGTTAAAACATATCCCAAATCCGACTTTTATGAAATTGATCAAGTCTTAACCTCCTTAGGGACAGGGCAGGCATTGATTACCGTATTGAATGATAAAGGTATCCCCACAGAGGTTGTTGCTACGCATTTGGTACCTGCCCGTGCCGTGATGGGGCCTGCAAGTGGCGCAACAATCCAACAAATGATCAATCAGTCTGATTTAAAAGTTAAATACCAAGAGCGGCAAGAAAATCGCTCTGCGGCTGAAATCATAGAAGAACGAATCCAGGCGGCAGCACAGGAAGAACAACGCGCGGCCCAGGAAAAAAAAGCGGAAAAAGCGAGTCGGCCCACTTCTCGAAGACAGACTCCTTTGGAAGCCGCACAACGAACTGCTACAACGACTTTAGCGCGCGAAGGGGTGAAGTTTTTGGGCAAATTAGCGGCGGGATTATTAAACGCATTCTTAAAAAAGAAATAA
- a CDS encoding thioredoxin family protein, with amino-acid sequence MTFENYLQLFEDILNHPENHPTYQDEEYYQYTKMNWARMGRWIRRFEPTSAFEQFVKSIAEKQQWIIITEPWCGDAAHSVPMLAKMAAQNPNVTVDIQLRDSAPFLIDSYLTNGGKSIPILVIRDENGQDLAVWGPRPAACQELFLKLKEQGMDFSGIKEEIQKWYNTDKGVAIQQEIQSVLEK; translated from the coding sequence ATGACTTTTGAAAATTACTTGCAACTATTCGAAGATATCTTAAACCATCCTGAGAATCACCCCACTTATCAAGATGAAGAATATTATCAATACACTAAAATGAATTGGGCCAGAATGGGTCGTTGGATAAGGCGATTTGAGCCAACTTCCGCTTTTGAACAGTTTGTGAAGTCAATTGCAGAAAAGCAACAATGGATTATTATTACTGAGCCTTGGTGTGGGGATGCAGCGCATTCTGTACCGATGCTCGCTAAGATGGCAGCCCAAAATCCCAATGTTACTGTCGATATCCAATTGCGTGATAGCGCTCCCTTTTTAATAGATTCGTATTTAACTAACGGTGGAAAATCTATTCCGATTCTTGTGATACGTGATGAAAATGGACAAGATTTAGCTGTCTGGGGACCACGCCCCGCAGCTTGTCAGGAATTGTTCTTGAAGTTGAAAGAGCAGGGAATGGATTTTTCTGGAATTAAAGAAGAAATTCAAAAGTGGTATAATACCGATAAAGGGGTCGCCATTCAACAGGAAATCCAGTCAGTGCTAGAAAAATAA
- a CDS encoding TIGR02117 family protein has translation MKKVLKVLGYFILGLFSFCVLYIVAEYSLSRISAPRKEINGDRTVQVFVKSNGVHTDIVLPVVNEEMDWSQLFPYENTTGKHHGYQYVGIGWGDKGFYLDTPEWKDLKASTAFIAAFGLGESAIHVTYYNTVQEDELCFSYQISRSQYHDLIQYIKQSLDGNQNEAILVKTNAQYGDSDAFYEAKGAYSMFYSCNTWTNNALKKAAMPAGIWATFDKGILSHYKNKQ, from the coding sequence ATGAAAAAAGTTCTTAAAGTGTTAGGTTATTTTATTTTAGGATTGTTTTCTTTTTGCGTGCTTTATATTGTCGCGGAATACAGTTTGTCGCGCATTTCAGCACCGCGAAAAGAAATCAACGGAGATAGGACAGTGCAGGTATTTGTCAAATCGAATGGCGTTCATACCGATATTGTATTACCGGTCGTCAATGAAGAGATGGATTGGTCGCAATTGTTTCCTTATGAAAATACGACCGGAAAACATCACGGATACCAATATGTTGGGATCGGCTGGGGGGACAAAGGATTTTATTTGGATACGCCCGAATGGAAGGATCTAAAAGCCTCGACCGCATTCATCGCTGCTTTCGGATTAGGCGAGTCCGCCATTCATGTGACCTATTATAATACCGTTCAGGAAGATGAATTATGTTTTTCTTACCAGATCAGTAGGTCACAATATCATGATTTGATACAATATATCAAACAATCATTAGACGGAAATCAAAACGAAGCTATTTTGGTAAAAACAAATGCACAATATGGGGATTCAGATGCATTTTATGAAGCGAAAGGTGCCTATAGTATGTTTTATTCCTGCAATACCTGGACAAATAATGCCTTAAAGAAGGCTGCAATGCCCGCTGGAATATGGGCTACATTCGATAAAGGAATATTAAGTCACTATAAAAACAAGCAATAG
- the dnaK gene encoding molecular chaperone DnaK gives MSKIIGIDLGTTNSCVAVMEGNEPVVITNNEGKRTTPSIVAFVEGGERKVGDPAKRQAITNPHKTIYSIKRFMGLSYDEALKEAEHVPYNIVKGDNNTPRVEIDDRKYTPQEISAMVLQKMKKTAEDFLGQEVTEAVITVPAYFNDAQRQATKEAGEIAGLSVKRIINEPTAAALAYGLDKAHKDMKIVVFDCGGGTHDVSVLELGDGVFEVKSTDGDTHLGGDDFDNVIINWLNEEFKSENNGFDLKKDPMALQRLKEAAEKAKIELSSATSTEINLPYITADATGPKHLVRSLSRAKFEALAADLIKRTIAPCESALKNAGFSKSDIDEIILVGGSTRIPAIVDAVKAFFGKEPSKGVNPDEVVALGAAIQGGVLTGEVKDVLLLDVTPLSLGIETMGGVMTKLIEANTTIPTKKSETFSTASDNQPSVEIHILQGERPMANQNRTIGRFHLNDIPPAPRGVPQIEVTFDIDANGIIKVSAKDKATGKEQNIRIEASSGLSDDEIKRMKEEAEANADADKKMKEEADKVNAADALIFSTEKQLKEYGDKISADKKAPIEAGLTKLKAAYEAKNFTDIDAASEELQNAWNAASEEMYAASQGGAQQPQGDAGQAQGGNQGGDDVTDVDYEEVK, from the coding sequence ATGTCTAAAATTATAGGAATTGACTTAGGTACTACAAACTCATGTGTTGCCGTAATGGAAGGTAACGAGCCTGTAGTAATTACGAACAACGAAGGTAAACGTACAACTCCTTCGATCGTAGCTTTCGTAGAGGGTGGCGAGCGCAAAGTTGGGGACCCAGCAAAGCGTCAAGCAATTACTAACCCACATAAAACTATTTATTCCATCAAACGTTTTATGGGACTTTCATACGATGAAGCGTTGAAAGAAGCTGAACACGTACCTTATAATATCGTTAAAGGTGACAATAACACACCTCGTGTAGAAATTGACGACCGCAAATATACACCACAAGAGATCTCTGCTATGGTTCTTCAAAAAATGAAGAAAACAGCTGAAGATTTCTTAGGTCAAGAAGTAACTGAAGCTGTTATTACAGTTCCTGCGTATTTCAACGACGCACAACGTCAAGCAACCAAAGAAGCTGGTGAAATCGCTGGTTTATCTGTAAAACGTATCATCAACGAACCTACAGCAGCAGCTTTAGCGTATGGTTTGGACAAAGCACACAAAGACATGAAAATTGTTGTGTTTGACTGTGGTGGTGGTACTCATGACGTTTCTGTACTAGAATTAGGTGACGGAGTCTTTGAGGTTAAATCTACTGACGGTGACACACACTTAGGTGGTGATGACTTTGATAACGTAATCATCAACTGGTTGAATGAAGAATTCAAAAGCGAAAACAATGGCTTTGACTTGAAAAAAGACCCAATGGCATTGCAACGTTTGAAAGAAGCTGCTGAGAAAGCGAAAATTGAGTTATCAAGCGCAACTTCTACTGAAATCAACTTGCCATATATCACTGCTGATGCAACTGGTCCAAAACACTTAGTTCGTTCATTGTCTCGCGCTAAATTTGAGGCTTTGGCAGCTGACTTGATTAAGAGAACAATTGCTCCTTGTGAGTCTGCATTGAAAAATGCTGGTTTCAGCAAATCTGATATTGATGAAATTATCTTAGTAGGTGGTTCTACTCGTATCCCTGCAATCGTTGATGCGGTAAAAGCATTCTTCGGAAAAGAGCCTTCTAAAGGTGTAAACCCGGATGAAGTTGTCGCTTTAGGTGCTGCTATCCAAGGTGGTGTATTGACAGGTGAAGTAAAAGACGTTTTATTATTGGATGTAACTCCACTTTCATTGGGTATTGAGACAATGGGTGGTGTGATGACTAAATTGATCGAAGCAAATACAACAATTCCAACTAAAAAATCGGAAACGTTCTCTACTGCTTCAGACAATCAGCCGTCTGTAGAAATTCACATCTTACAAGGTGAGCGTCCTATGGCAAACCAAAACCGTACAATCGGCCGTTTCCATTTGAATGACATTCCACCAGCTCCTCGTGGCGTTCCTCAAATCGAAGTTACTTTTGATATTGATGCGAATGGTATCATCAAAGTATCTGCGAAAGATAAAGCTACTGGAAAAGAACAAAATATCCGCATTGAAGCATCTTCAGGTTTGTCTGATGACGAAATCAAACGTATGAAAGAAGAAGCTGAAGCTAATGCTGATGCTGACAAAAAAATGAAAGAAGAAGCTGACAAAGTAAATGCAGCTGACGCTTTAATCTTCTCAACTGAAAAACAATTGAAAGAATATGGCGATAAAATTTCAGCAGATAAAAAAGCGCCAATTGAAGCTGGCTTAACAAAACTAAAAGCTGCTTACGAAGCGAAAAACTTTACTGATATCGATGCTGCTTCTGAAGAATTGCAAAATGCTTGGAATGCTGCCTCTGAAGAAATGTATGCTGCTTCTCAAGGTGGTGCACAACAACCTCAAGGTGATGCAGGTCAAGCTCAAGGTGGAAACCAAGGTGGTGATGATGTAACTGACGTAGATTACGAAGAAGTGAAGTAA
- a CDS encoding SulP family inorganic anion transporter, protein MFGTRTSAFLKLSKRDLKYDFPASVVVFLVALPLCLGIAMASGAPLFAGLLTGVIGGIVVASISKSPLSVSGPAAGLTVIVLGAIQSLGAYETFLLAVVIAGIIQIILGILKAGMIGNYFPSAVIVGMLAAIGITIIMKQIPLALGLVESHAFEVNNGHGIGAYFDTIVSAINFGALTICALSLAILIFWPAIPKLNKVPAPLVVVILGVSLAYLFNGSAFQLHEKQFVLVPVVGSFSEFTGLFTLPDFTQVVNKEVWIAAFTIAIIASLETLLSIEAVDKIDPYKRNTPTNRELVAQGIGNMTSGLLGGLPLTSVIVRSSANVNAGGKTRQSAIMHGLWLLVAMLAIPTMLNMIPLACLAAILLHTGYKLAKPSLFTSMYKKGLDQFIPFCVTIVAIVFTDLLMGVGIGIVVATCYILKANMKNAFKYNIERDNDEDKAIITLAEEVSFLNKVPIQQKLYSLPKSISKIRIDGTFSKFIDKDVIEVIKDFEQNARSKGKDIELLQVVYKKPS, encoded by the coding sequence ATGTTTGGAACTCGTACGTCGGCTTTTCTAAAATTATCGAAAAGAGACTTAAAATATGACTTCCCTGCTAGTGTTGTGGTGTTTTTGGTGGCACTTCCATTATGTTTGGGAATTGCAATGGCCTCAGGTGCGCCATTGTTTGCAGGATTATTGACAGGTGTAATTGGTGGAATCGTGGTCGCTTCCATCAGTAAATCACCACTCAGTGTAAGTGGACCAGCTGCCGGTCTAACTGTTATAGTCTTAGGTGCTATTCAAAGCCTAGGTGCATATGAAACCTTTCTACTTGCCGTCGTTATTGCTGGCATAATACAAATCATTCTGGGTATATTAAAAGCTGGAATGATAGGCAATTATTTCCCCTCAGCAGTCATTGTAGGGATGCTTGCGGCAATCGGTATTACGATTATCATGAAACAAATTCCTTTAGCATTGGGTTTGGTGGAATCACATGCCTTTGAAGTGAACAATGGGCATGGTATCGGTGCTTATTTTGACACGATAGTCTCAGCAATCAACTTTGGTGCATTGACCATCTGTGCGCTGTCTTTAGCGATTCTTATCTTTTGGCCAGCGATTCCAAAGCTCAATAAAGTTCCAGCCCCGTTGGTGGTGGTAATTTTAGGTGTCAGCTTAGCTTACCTTTTCAACGGATCAGCATTCCAATTGCATGAAAAGCAATTTGTTTTAGTTCCGGTTGTAGGTTCTTTCTCGGAGTTCACGGGTTTATTTACACTTCCGGATTTTACACAGGTAGTGAACAAAGAGGTGTGGATTGCGGCGTTTACCATTGCGATTATCGCTAGCCTTGAAACCTTATTGAGCATCGAAGCTGTGGATAAAATAGATCCTTACAAAAGAAATACACCAACCAACCGCGAACTTGTTGCGCAGGGAATCGGTAATATGACCAGCGGACTTTTAGGGGGCCTACCCTTAACATCTGTTATCGTTCGCTCATCGGCAAACGTCAATGCGGGAGGAAAAACGAGACAATCTGCCATTATGCATGGTCTTTGGCTTTTGGTCGCTATGCTGGCAATCCCGACAATGCTAAATATGATTCCACTAGCCTGTCTAGCCGCCATTCTCCTTCATACAGGATATAAATTAGCAAAACCAAGCCTGTTCACCTCCATGTACAAAAAAGGTTTAGATCAATTTATCCCATTTTGTGTTACCATTGTAGCCATTGTTTTTACCGATTTGCTGATGGGGGTAGGTATAGGAATTGTCGTCGCAACCTGCTATATCTTGAAAGCAAATATGAAAAATGCGTTTAAATACAATATTGAAAGAGACAACGACGAAGATAAAGCTATCATTACATTAGCTGAAGAAGTATCATTTTTGAATAAAGTTCCTATTCAACAAAAATTATACAGCTTACCAAAATCGATCAGCAAGATCCGCATTGATGGGACATTCAGTAAATTTATCGATAAAGATGTTATTGAAGTCATCAAAGATTTTGAACAGAATGCAAGAAGCAAAGGAAAAGACATTGAACTTTTGCAGGTTGTTTATAAAAAGCCTTCCTAG